The DNA region AGGACCAGAGAGCACTCGCGCCGCACATCCAACCTGAGCGCTGTCGTCATGGAAACCTGACAGCACAGCTGTAGTGTTGACAGTGACTGCACCGTCGGTGTTGTTCACACTGACGGTGTTGTAGTGAGAAACATTGAGGTGTTGTAGTGAGACAGTCAGAGTTACAGTGGGAGCAGGTCGACCTGTGGCCGAACACGACACGACTGACTCTTCAGGAGAGTCCGACGCTCTGACATGAAGGAGCGGTTGGTGCAGCTCTGTGGAGACAATGGTCATCATTAACACATTGatacaaaaacaattttttcccattttaacaGTGTCTGTAGAAGGAATGGATCATTTGCTACTGGTTAAACAAGTTCCAACTATAATGCTGTCAGGTTCTTACCGAAGACTTGAAGGCAGGTTTCAGCTGTCAGAGCTCCATCAGGAAAGGTATTGAACATGCAGAGATAACAGCTTTCATCTTCTTCTGTTACATTCCTGATTATGATGGAGTTGTTCTGCAGTTCAGCATCTTTGAATTTAATTTTATCTGTGAAGCCGGGATTCACCGTTTGACCAACATACTTGCTGTAGGAAGCCATGTTCTTGTTTTCTTTGGGTAAGATTTTCTGCCACGTGACTTGATGGACCTCTTTAGATTCTCTGAGCTGACAGCTGAGATGAGCCTCTCCTCCTACTTCTGCCATCACAGACTCCTGTGTTTGAACCACAGCGGTTACACCTGCAGGAAATATAGCAACAGAGGTAAGGCCTCAGATAAAGGAGGGTTTGTGCTCTTTCAGTTGATAATATTATAGTTttagtggccatttgtccataaaaaacaaattaaacttaaaccaaacaaaatcaaaagaccactgatgcaccatgggggatgtggtttaacgcaggcaaaagaagatgaatgtccaaaaatgaattcttgcgttttctgattatttatttcaaaacaataaaacaaacaaaagaacaaagaaaacccgctgctctctccttttccctggtaaaaaacc from Odontesthes bonariensis isolate fOdoBon6 chromosome 11, fOdoBon6.hap1, whole genome shotgun sequence includes:
- the LOC142391383 gene encoding uncharacterized protein LOC142391383 produces the protein MLHGVIIFCLLAFGLFLKGVTAVVQTQESVMAEVGGEAHLSCQLRESKEVHQVTWQKILPKENKNMASYSKYVGQTVNPGFTDKIKFKDAELQNNSIIIRNVTEEDESCYLCMFNTFPDGALTAETCLQVFELHQPLLHVRASDSPEESVVSCSATGRPAPTVTLTVSLQHLNVSHYNTVSVNNTDGAVTVNTTAVLSGFHDDSAQVGCAARVLSGPQKEAFVMIPELKRTSLQGLDEESGSELRGFRWPLIVIMAVCVCTAVLIILLLRKRAQKSVCNRELQTNENPETGTKDPRKTEEPLVTHQNIELIEPIKTPPKGSGENIAPDTIEATLHQLD